The Oncorhynchus nerka isolate Pitt River linkage group LG24, Oner_Uvic_2.0, whole genome shotgun sequence genome has a window encoding:
- the txlnba gene encoding beta-taxilin isoform X1: MEINVQSVAEVIPAQTSVTPPPSPVTAETPVPLPQEGQHMDPMEEFGRRLDEIINTYGSAASLIEKQCIILETDKVEEEASGEEADEVTVAKNASTGKDAKKLLKGLGKEGTLLMQSLNKLCTPEEKLDALLKKYAELLEERRGEQKQLKFLQKKQGHMGKERDQLQYEHSRAILAHSKLEGLCKELQRHNKTLKEETLARCREDEEKRREITTHFQSTLTDIQAQIEQHSNRNNKLCSENTNLADKLKHIISQYEQREESLEKIFKHHDLQQKLSDTKLEQANAQLQEAEEKHKREKEYLLREAIDKTKKCYTLKEQELQLKKKLALYSQKFEEFQTTLSKSNDVYASFKNEMEKMTKKMKKLDKESNVWKTRFESTNKALSEMIEERNVKENEYEMFVVKIDKLERLCRALQDERKILYSKIKGIRQTPDATEGTPKVETQEVATEPVHSLMDIVEEPEMTEEMARLRAEQNRLAEFAASLLAPSTGDDDDDDSDSEEEPESTEPAEAQKIPEPTKAPVQVVVEAPAHAEEPEPTYADAPVQAPAQVEALAQAPAQVEAPAQDPAQVEAPAQAPAQAPAQVEDPAEAPAQAPAQVEAPVQAPTQVEAPAQVEAPAQAEAPAQAPAQAPAQVEVPAQAPAQAPAQVEVPAQVEAPAQAEMAAPVQPETPKQPQPSAKKQTPKKENANKTS, translated from the exons ATGGAGATCAACGTCCAGTCTGTTGCAGAGGTCATCCCAGCCCAGACCAGTGTGACTCCACCACCGTCCCCAGTCACAGCAGAGACCCCGGTCCCTCTACCCCAGGAGGGCCAGCACATGGACCCCATGGAGGAGTTTGGTCGTCGGCTGGACGAAATTATCAACACCTATGGCTCCGCAGCCAGCCTGATAGAGAAACAGTGCATCATCCTGGAAACGGATAAGGTGGAAGAGGAGGCAAGCGGAGAGGAAGCTGATGAAGTCACAGTCGCCAAGAACGCCAGCACAGGCAAGGATGCAAAGAAGTTGCTGAAAGGCTTAG GAAAGGAGGGCACGCTTCTAATGCAAAGTTTGAACAAGCTGTGCACGCCAGAAGAGAAACTGGATGCTCTACTCAAGAAGTATGCCGAACTG CTGGAGGAGCGGCGAGGGGAGCAGAAGCAGCTGAAGTTCCTTCAGAAGAAGCAGGGCCACATGGGGAAGGAGAGGGACCAGCTCCAGTACGAGCACAGCAGAGCCATCCTGGCCCACAGCAAACTGGAGGGCCTCTGCAAGGAACTCCAGAGGCACAACAAGACCCTCAAG gagGAGACCCTTGCGCGTTGTCGTGAGGATGAGGAGAAGCGCAGAGAGATCACCACTCACTTCCAGAGCACGCTGACAGACATCCAGGCTCAGATCGAGCAGCACAGTAACCGCAACAACAAGCTGTGTTCGGAGAACACCAACCTGGCAGACAAACTCAAACACATCATCAGCCAGtatgagcagagagaggag AGCTTGGAGAAGATCTTCAAGCACCACGACCTGCAGCAGAAGCTGTCTGATACCAAACTGGAGCAAGCTAATGCACAGCTGCAGGAGGCCGAGGAGAAGCACAAGAGAGAAAAGGAATAC CTACTTAGGGAGGCAATTGACAAAACAAAGAAATGCTACACATTGAAGGAGCAAGAGTTGCAGTTGAAGAAAAAG CTTGCTCTGTACTCCCAGAAGTTTGAAGAGTTCCAGACTACGTTGTCTAAGAGCAACGATGTGTACGCCAGCTTCAAAAATGAAATGGAGAAG ATGACAAAGAAGATGAAAAAACTTGATAAAGAGTCGAATGTTTGGAAGACCAGATTTGAGAGCACTAACAAGGCTCTCTCGGAGATGATTGAAGAG AGGAATGTGAAGGAGAATGAGTATGAGATGTTCGTCGTGAAGATTGACAAGCTGGAGAGGCTCTGCCGAGCACTCCAGGATGAGAGGAAGATCCTGTACTCCAAGATCAAAGGCATTCGCCAAACGCCTGACGCCACAGAGGGGACACCCAAGGTCGAGACACAGGAGGTGGCCACTGAACCAGTCCACAGCCTCATGGACATAGTTGAGGAGccagagatgacagaggagatggccCGTCTGAGGGCTGAGCAGAACAGGCTGGCGGAGTTCGCAGCCTCCCTACTGGCCCCGTCTACAGGAGACGATGATGACGATGACTCTGACAGTGAGGAAGAGCCAGAGTCTACAGAACCTGCTGAGGCCCAGAAGATCCCTGAACCAACAAAGGCCCCAGTACAAGTAGTGGTAGAGGCACCAGCACATGCAGAGGAACCAGAACCAACATATGCAGATGCACCAGTGCAGGCTCCAGCACAGGTAGAGGCACTAGCGCAGGCTCCAGCACAAGTAGAGGCACCAGCACAGGATCCAGCACAAGTAGAGGCACCAGCACAGGCTCCAGCACAGGCTCCAGCACAAGTAGAGGATCCAGCAGAGGCACCAGCACAGGCTCCAGCACAAGTAGAGGCACCAGTACAGGCTCCAACACAGGTAGAGGCTCCAGCACAGGTGGAGGCTCCAGCACAGGCAGAGGCACCAGCACAAGCTCCAGCACAGGCTCCAGCACAAGTAGAGGTACCAGCACAGGCTCCAGCACAGGCTCCAGCACAAGTAGAGGTACCAGCACAGGTGGAGGCACCAGCACAGGCAGAGATGGCTGCCCCAGTCCAGCCAGAGACCCCAAAACAGCCACAGCCCTCCGCCAAGAAGCAGACGCcaaaaaaggagaatgcaaataAGACTAGCTGA
- the txlnba gene encoding beta-taxilin isoform X2, giving the protein MEINVQSVAEVIPAQTSVTPPPSPVTAETPVPLPQEGQHMDPMEEFGRRLDEIINTYGSAASLIEKQCIILETDKVEEEASGEEADEVTVAKNASTGKDAKKLLKGLGKEGTLLMQSLNKLCTPEEKLDALLKKYAELLEERRGEQKQLKFLQKKQGHMGKERDQLQYEHSRAILAHSKLEGLCKELQRHNKTLKEETLARCREDEEKRREITTHFQSTLTDIQAQIEQHSNRNNKLCSENTNLADKLKHIISQYEQREESLEKIFKHHDLQQKLSDTKLEQANAQLQEAEEKHKREKEYLLVHAAEWKLQAKLLREQETVMQAQLALYSQKFEEFQTTLSKSNDVYASFKNEMEKMTKKMKKLDKESNVWKTRFESTNKALSEMIEERNVKENEYEMFVVKIDKLERLCRALQDERKILYSKIKGIRQTPDATEGTPKVETQEVATEPVHSLMDIVEEPEMTEEMARLRAEQNRLAEFAASLLAPSTGDDDDDDSDSEEEPESTEPAEAQKIPEPTKAPVQVVVEAPAHAEEPEPTYADAPVQAPAQVEALAQAPAQVEAPAQDPAQVEAPAQAPAQAPAQVEDPAEAPAQAPAQVEAPVQAPTQVEAPAQVEAPAQAEAPAQAPAQAPAQVEVPAQAPAQAPAQVEVPAQVEAPAQAEMAAPVQPETPKQPQPSAKKQTPKKENANKTS; this is encoded by the exons ATGGAGATCAACGTCCAGTCTGTTGCAGAGGTCATCCCAGCCCAGACCAGTGTGACTCCACCACCGTCCCCAGTCACAGCAGAGACCCCGGTCCCTCTACCCCAGGAGGGCCAGCACATGGACCCCATGGAGGAGTTTGGTCGTCGGCTGGACGAAATTATCAACACCTATGGCTCCGCAGCCAGCCTGATAGAGAAACAGTGCATCATCCTGGAAACGGATAAGGTGGAAGAGGAGGCAAGCGGAGAGGAAGCTGATGAAGTCACAGTCGCCAAGAACGCCAGCACAGGCAAGGATGCAAAGAAGTTGCTGAAAGGCTTAG GAAAGGAGGGCACGCTTCTAATGCAAAGTTTGAACAAGCTGTGCACGCCAGAAGAGAAACTGGATGCTCTACTCAAGAAGTATGCCGAACTG CTGGAGGAGCGGCGAGGGGAGCAGAAGCAGCTGAAGTTCCTTCAGAAGAAGCAGGGCCACATGGGGAAGGAGAGGGACCAGCTCCAGTACGAGCACAGCAGAGCCATCCTGGCCCACAGCAAACTGGAGGGCCTCTGCAAGGAACTCCAGAGGCACAACAAGACCCTCAAG gagGAGACCCTTGCGCGTTGTCGTGAGGATGAGGAGAAGCGCAGAGAGATCACCACTCACTTCCAGAGCACGCTGACAGACATCCAGGCTCAGATCGAGCAGCACAGTAACCGCAACAACAAGCTGTGTTCGGAGAACACCAACCTGGCAGACAAACTCAAACACATCATCAGCCAGtatgagcagagagaggag AGCTTGGAGAAGATCTTCAAGCACCACGACCTGCAGCAGAAGCTGTCTGATACCAAACTGGAGCAAGCTAATGCACAGCTGCAGGAGGCCGAGGAGAAGCACAAGAGAGAAAAGGAATAC TTACTGGTACATGCAGCTGAGTGGAAACTACAAGCTAAACTTCTGAGAGAGCAGGAGACTGTCATGCAGGCTCAG CTTGCTCTGTACTCCCAGAAGTTTGAAGAGTTCCAGACTACGTTGTCTAAGAGCAACGATGTGTACGCCAGCTTCAAAAATGAAATGGAGAAG ATGACAAAGAAGATGAAAAAACTTGATAAAGAGTCGAATGTTTGGAAGACCAGATTTGAGAGCACTAACAAGGCTCTCTCGGAGATGATTGAAGAG AGGAATGTGAAGGAGAATGAGTATGAGATGTTCGTCGTGAAGATTGACAAGCTGGAGAGGCTCTGCCGAGCACTCCAGGATGAGAGGAAGATCCTGTACTCCAAGATCAAAGGCATTCGCCAAACGCCTGACGCCACAGAGGGGACACCCAAGGTCGAGACACAGGAGGTGGCCACTGAACCAGTCCACAGCCTCATGGACATAGTTGAGGAGccagagatgacagaggagatggccCGTCTGAGGGCTGAGCAGAACAGGCTGGCGGAGTTCGCAGCCTCCCTACTGGCCCCGTCTACAGGAGACGATGATGACGATGACTCTGACAGTGAGGAAGAGCCAGAGTCTACAGAACCTGCTGAGGCCCAGAAGATCCCTGAACCAACAAAGGCCCCAGTACAAGTAGTGGTAGAGGCACCAGCACATGCAGAGGAACCAGAACCAACATATGCAGATGCACCAGTGCAGGCTCCAGCACAGGTAGAGGCACTAGCGCAGGCTCCAGCACAAGTAGAGGCACCAGCACAGGATCCAGCACAAGTAGAGGCACCAGCACAGGCTCCAGCACAGGCTCCAGCACAAGTAGAGGATCCAGCAGAGGCACCAGCACAGGCTCCAGCACAAGTAGAGGCACCAGTACAGGCTCCAACACAGGTAGAGGCTCCAGCACAGGTGGAGGCTCCAGCACAGGCAGAGGCACCAGCACAAGCTCCAGCACAGGCTCCAGCACAAGTAGAGGTACCAGCACAGGCTCCAGCACAGGCTCCAGCACAAGTAGAGGTACCAGCACAGGTGGAGGCACCAGCACAGGCAGAGATGGCTGCCCCAGTCCAGCCAGAGACCCCAAAACAGCCACAGCCCTCCGCCAAGAAGCAGACGCcaaaaaaggagaatgcaaataAGACTAGCTGA
- the LOC115107761 gene encoding headcase protein homolog isoform X1, translated as MPNQKSNKGKRNKRTNSSGDEQENGASAAATVGAPGVTTLLGATAAPLHEHTSAEAPCATPLVCSLARDIDLEKDDYQRVVCNSDSCPYGNWMHLQCFYEWESSILVQFNCIGRARSWNEKQCRQNMWTKKGYDLAFRFCSCRCGQGHLKKDTNWYQVKRMTDVKKKIPLEKSLGKLSSLTGAGGGACGGGLDLPDDPKRGKLHGGSKLAHRASQELPHRQSVDRQNSQERGHVGLFCASSLGPRSPSESPGQSPPLGFSFFSPPAFAGPRNSRHLGEFLKNAVHMDSHRKHMLASGMLGRGGHLDHTILPLPRLTLGDNPVQFLRRLDLTELLTHIPRHKLNTYHVRMEDDAQAGQGEDLRRYILSALSASHRNMVNCALCHRTLPVFEQFPLVDGTLFLSPARHDEIEYDVPCHLQGRLMHLYAICVDCLEGVHKIVCIKCKSRWDGSWHQLGTMYTYDILAATPCCQARLNCKHCGKPVIDVRVGMQYFSEYSNVQQCPHCGNLDYHFVKPFSSFKVLEAY; from the exons CAGAAGCCCCCTGTGCCACCCCTCTTGTGTGCAGTCTGGCCAGAGACATTGACCTTGAGAAGGATGACTATCAACGTGTAGTGTGCAACAGTGATAGCTGCCCCTATGGCAACTGGATGCACTTGCAGTGCTTCTACGAGTGGGAGAGCAGCATCCTGGTCCAGTTCAACTGCATTGGAAGGGCCCGCAGCTGGAACGAGAAGCAGTGCCGGCAGAACATGTGGACTAAGAAGGGATACGACCTGGCCTTCCGCTTCTGCTCCTGCCGCTGTGGCCAGGGCCACCTTAAGAAAGACACAAACTGGTACCAGGTGAAGCGCATGACAGATGTAAAGAAGAAGATCCCTCTGGAGAAGAGCCTGGGGAAGTTGAGCAGCCTAACTGGAGCTGGAGGGGGTGCATGTGGAGGTGGGTTGGATCTGCCTGATGATCCTAAGAGGGGCAAGTTACATGGGGGCAGTAAACTGGCTCACAGAGCAAGTCAGGAGCTGCCTCACCGACAGTCAGTGGATCGGCAGAACTCTCAAGAGAGGGGACACGTAGGGCTGTTCTGTGCAAGCAGCCTGGGGCCCCGCTCACCCTCCGAGTCCCCGGGCCAGTCCCCTCCGTTAggcttctccttcttctccccgCCCGCCTTCGCAGGGCCCCGCAACTCCCGGCACCTGGGGGAGTTCCTGAAGAATGCAGTGCACATGGATAGCCACCGGAAGCACATGCTGGCAAGCGGCATGCTGGGTCGCGGAGGCCACCTGGATCACACCATTTTGCCTCTGCCCAGACTCACCCTGGGGGACAACCCAGTGCAGTTCCTGCGAAGGCTGGACCTCACAGAGCTGCTGACCCACATTCCCAGACACAAGCTGAATACCTACCACGTACGTATGGAGGATGATGCCCAGGCGGGCCAGGGAGAAGACCTGAGGAGGTACATCCTGTCGGCTCTGAGCGCCAGCCACAGGAACATGGTCAACTGTGCCCTGTGCCACCGCACCCTGCCTGTCTTTGAGCAGTTCCCCCTGGTGGACGGGACCCTGTTCCTGAGCCCCGCTAGACATGATGAGATCGAGTACGATGTGCCGTGCCACCTGCAAG GGAGGCTGATGCACCTGTATGCAATCTGTGTCGACTGTCTGGAGGGAGTCCACAAAATTGTATGTATCAAGTGCAAGTCCAGGTGGGATGGGAGCTGGCACCAGTTGGGGACAATGTACACCTATGATATACTGGCTGCGACGCCATGTTGTCAG GCCCGTCTGAACTGCAAGCACTGTGGTAAGCCGGTCATAGATGTCAGGGTGGGGATGCAGTACTTCTCAGAGTACAGCAACGTGCAGCAGTGCCCCCATTGTGGGAACCTCGACTACCACTTTGTCAAGCCATTCTCCTCCTTCAAAGTCTTGGAAGCTTATTGA